The following proteins are encoded in a genomic region of Leptospira kirschneri serovar Cynopteri str. 3522 CT:
- a CDS encoding esterase/lipase family protein, translating into MKKILSIFRTFFYFLSEIFEFTISLISSLSPNKDSDLSEGDIFIVTGYLSGPFFYSKLHKALESKGYKPRILNTPSFLFNTTSAVEILSKQMDQIPAKSVLLAHNTGGLITLLLPDRSRQKIRGLITLGTPFRGSYFLAINGLYFGSKYLKELFKTFLFMDRFHPLSPLKEFIFLPASSSVYGEGRDLWFDIPGNYNQVRKAENIRTILEFISFHYPSATFKELEKKSTPIPKLQPQSTKTPNVKKTSLKKQKSKNASKTNPSDKQENINSFSKRNSKTKSSVSKTKNIPKKKSSTIVNKKKNAKKKH; encoded by the coding sequence ATGAAAAAAATCTTATCTATCTTTAGAACGTTTTTTTATTTTCTTTCTGAAATTTTTGAATTTACGATTTCATTGATTTCTTCTCTGTCACCTAATAAGGATTCAGATCTTTCCGAAGGAGATATTTTTATAGTAACCGGTTATCTCTCCGGACCCTTCTTTTATTCTAAACTGCATAAGGCGTTGGAATCCAAAGGTTATAAACCTAGAATTTTAAATACACCCTCTTTTCTATTCAACACTACGAGTGCCGTAGAAATTCTTTCAAAACAGATGGACCAGATTCCTGCTAAGTCCGTTTTACTCGCCCATAATACGGGAGGACTGATCACACTATTGCTGCCGGATCGAAGTCGTCAAAAAATCAGAGGACTGATTACATTAGGGACTCCGTTTCGAGGAAGTTATTTTTTAGCAATCAACGGTTTGTATTTTGGTTCTAAATATCTAAAAGAACTATTTAAAACATTTCTGTTTATGGATCGTTTTCATCCACTTTCTCCTTTGAAAGAATTTATTTTTCTTCCCGCTTCTTCTTCTGTTTACGGCGAAGGAAGAGACCTTTGGTTTGATATTCCTGGCAATTACAATCAAGTTCGAAAAGCGGAGAACATTCGAACCATTTTGGAATTTATTTCCTTTCATTATCCAAGCGCTACTTTTAAAGAATTGGAAAAGAAATCGACTCCAATTCCGAAACTACAACCCCAATCAACCAAAACCCCGAATGTGAAAAAGACATCTTTGAAAAAACAAAAAAGTAAAAATGCTTCCAAAACAAATCCTTCCGACAAACAGGAAAACATAAATTCATTTTCAAAAAGAAATTCAAAAACAAAATCCTCTGTTTCTAAAACAAAAAATATACCAAAGAAAAAATCCTCTACAATTGTTAACAAAAAGAAAAACGCTAAAAAGAAACATTAA
- a CDS encoding UTP--glucose-1-phosphate uridylyltransferase, which translates to MDSLKSKSDELIRNKMTSEGLSSAFIQDFLKKTDLVRNGETGMVRWEEVGDLDPKTDEITLEQIESENVPDPSILKNLVVIKLNGGLGTSMGLSGPKSLIELKNGMSFLEIVAKQSEVIERKYNVSVPLILMDSFSTQKESQEELNRIGFRQKFPTSFLQHKVPRLLKKDLTPISCKNPDEEWCPPGHGDIWISLLETGLLDTLIQNGYKIAFVSNGDNLGATVHPGILSYILKEKLEFCMEMTPKTLADKKGGAIYKRMVAGRAENYQLLETAQVPPEYMHEFEGLGKFRTFSTNNLWIDLLALRERILRGSFELSLIVNPKTIEGQEVLQLETAMGSAIRNFEKVKGIVIPRDRFAPVKKCEDYLARRSDAYHLLENYSITMSDKRKKSGLGEILIHLDERYYKKIGDFNRLFPEIPSLELCSSLIIQGEILFDQKISIVGEVVIQNNETVPRRISDLKTKILESGKYSF; encoded by the coding sequence ATGGATTCGCTAAAATCGAAATCGGATGAACTCATCCGAAATAAAATGACTTCCGAAGGTTTATCTTCTGCTTTTATCCAGGACTTTTTGAAAAAAACCGATCTGGTTCGAAACGGAGAAACTGGAATGGTTCGTTGGGAAGAAGTAGGTGATTTAGATCCTAAAACGGACGAGATCACTTTGGAACAAATTGAAAGTGAGAATGTTCCAGATCCTTCGATTCTTAAAAACTTAGTGGTTATCAAACTCAACGGCGGACTTGGAACTTCGATGGGACTTTCCGGTCCTAAATCTTTAATCGAACTCAAAAATGGAATGTCCTTTTTAGAGATCGTCGCAAAACAATCCGAGGTCATTGAAAGAAAGTATAACGTATCCGTTCCTTTGATTCTAATGGATAGTTTTAGCACACAAAAGGAAAGTCAAGAGGAGTTGAATCGGATCGGATTCCGTCAAAAATTTCCCACTTCCTTTTTACAACATAAAGTGCCTCGTCTTTTGAAAAAGGACCTAACACCTATTAGTTGCAAAAATCCGGATGAAGAGTGGTGCCCTCCCGGTCACGGGGATATATGGATTTCTCTTTTGGAAACTGGGCTTTTAGACACTCTCATTCAAAACGGATACAAAATTGCTTTTGTATCCAACGGAGACAATTTAGGAGCTACGGTACATCCAGGAATTCTTTCTTATATATTGAAAGAAAAATTGGAATTTTGTATGGAGATGACTCCTAAAACTCTTGCAGATAAAAAAGGTGGAGCGATTTACAAAAGAATGGTTGCTGGAAGAGCGGAGAATTATCAACTCCTCGAAACGGCTCAGGTTCCACCGGAATACATGCACGAATTTGAAGGTTTAGGTAAGTTCAGAACTTTTTCAACAAACAATCTTTGGATCGATTTGCTTGCCCTTCGAGAAAGAATTCTTCGTGGAAGTTTTGAACTTTCTCTGATCGTAAATCCAAAAACGATTGAAGGACAAGAAGTTCTACAACTCGAAACTGCGATGGGTTCTGCGATCCGAAATTTTGAAAAGGTTAAAGGGATTGTCATTCCTAGAGATAGATTTGCCCCTGTAAAAAAATGCGAGGATTACCTTGCTCGTAGATCGGATGCGTATCACCTTTTAGAAAACTATTCTATTACCATGTCCGACAAAAGGAAAAAATCCGGGTTAGGTGAAATACTGATTCATCTGGATGAAAGATATTATAAAAAGATTGGAGACTTTAATCGACTTTTTCCAGAAATTCCTTCTTTAGAACTTTGTTCTTCTCTTATCATTCAAGGAGAAATTTTATTCGATCAAAAAATTTCCATAGTGGGAGAGGTTGTAATTCAAAATAACGAAACAGTACCTCGAAGAATATCAGATTTAAAAACTAAAATTTTAGAATCTGGGAAATATTCCTTTTAG
- a CDS encoding LIC_20196 family exoprotein — MNLKTFSWIGFLLLTLPILSVPTPPTLETQIKNSDYIALTRITNVRETKISETSISVTATVEILKPWKGAEKLPSKFEIGFMIFPELLGKWLKASPPEGDYILFLNQKKVKDSKGNESSLIVLYEPHPFAFKEYSRVMENEIVEIVRSQKGN; from the coding sequence ATGAATTTAAAAACGTTTTCCTGGATCGGTTTTCTGTTATTGACCCTACCAATTTTGTCGGTTCCAACTCCCCCTACATTGGAAACCCAAATTAAAAATTCAGACTACATTGCGTTGACCAGAATTACAAACGTTCGAGAAACAAAAATTTCAGAAACCTCAATTTCAGTCACGGCCACAGTAGAAATTTTAAAACCCTGGAAAGGCGCCGAAAAACTTCCTTCTAAGTTTGAAATCGGTTTTATGATTTTTCCCGAACTTCTAGGTAAATGGCTCAAGGCCTCTCCTCCCGAAGGAGATTATATTTTATTTTTAAACCAAAAAAAAGTCAAGGATAGCAAAGGTAACGAATCTTCGTTGATCGTTCTCTACGAGCCGCATCCTTTTGCGTTTAAAGAATATTCCAGAGTGATGGAAAATGAAATCGTAGAAATCGTCCGATCTCAAAAAGGGAATTAA
- a CDS encoding patatin-like phospholipase family protein, translated as MKRALILSGGGARGAYQAGVLRYLEEIQFKPDIICGTSVGAITATAMGCGMNSAEITKLWKSIEAKKVMRYSIWNDLVDIFVKSYSPLTDTTPLKNLLYSHLDFRNLRKNPTEVIITAVNILTAELVFFRNKEIDIEHVMASSAIPMFFPWQYVDGKPHWDGGVMANTPILPAVERGATDIVVVLLSPVGGIDMGLPKTRREGIERVFELSLIGSYQTVMSNLNFEKKKRKGKKSKLSSLLTIPSADRPELKIRTIGPRTSLGFGSILNFSQVQADYLISRGYEDARIQFRE; from the coding sequence ATGAAACGAGCCCTTATTTTATCCGGAGGTGGAGCCAGAGGCGCTTATCAGGCGGGTGTACTCCGGTATTTGGAAGAAATTCAATTCAAGCCGGATATTATTTGCGGAACTTCTGTAGGTGCGATCACAGCGACAGCGATGGGATGCGGAATGAATTCCGCAGAAATCACAAAGTTATGGAAATCTATCGAAGCTAAAAAAGTGATGCGCTATTCTATCTGGAACGATCTAGTAGATATTTTTGTTAAAAGCTATTCTCCTTTGACCGATACAACTCCTCTTAAAAATTTACTCTATTCTCATTTGGACTTCCGTAATTTAAGAAAAAATCCTACGGAAGTGATCATTACTGCCGTTAACATTCTCACAGCGGAACTTGTATTTTTTAGAAATAAGGAAATTGATATAGAACACGTAATGGCTTCTTCTGCGATTCCAATGTTTTTCCCTTGGCAGTATGTAGATGGAAAACCTCACTGGGACGGAGGTGTTATGGCAAATACACCGATTTTACCTGCTGTGGAACGAGGAGCGACCGATATTGTTGTGGTACTTCTTTCTCCTGTTGGAGGAATCGATATGGGATTGCCTAAAACAAGAAGAGAAGGTATAGAAAGAGTTTTTGAACTTTCACTCATCGGATCCTATCAAACTGTGATGTCCAATTTAAACTTTGAGAAAAAAAAGAGGAAAGGGAAAAAATCTAAACTTTCTTCTCTTTTAACGATTCCAAGCGCGGATCGCCCCGAACTCAAGATCAGAACGATTGGTCCCAGAACTTCTTTGGGATTTGGAAGTAT
- a CDS encoding alpha/beta hydrolase, with product MKNESSFKIRSLWGILPVLFALVVTQSTFAISYEKKILTYNVVGRNASNMTTNYKLNVVQYRNTSFIQTLGAKNVLCVHGFGDTSTIFEPLAKQLILKGKANNVYILDLPGHGGSTMTKGTAAYPSNVSELSVQNYEEATRALLDTMPSTMIWPDLPTTIVGHSIGGLVVQLLQNKLKSQNSSLFKSYNITSTILIASDIPYPLPWSGSDVTMDDPNYNQSAKALVWNFKVERILSYFPLVTGLFVQSPDDFFINSKYSVNGIPVTGAPTPAQVEVMNVLEPYHAAANIVGLDPSGQTQNAVPRIPITRGIWSGENLKVVWLDKDVFFTKQETQNLANYLDPGIIGVMVTISDPEAVHGAPFSKPSLLVPLF from the coding sequence ATGAAGAATGAATCGAGTTTTAAAATTCGAAGCCTTTGGGGAATACTTCCCGTATTGTTTGCTCTTGTAGTAACACAATCGACCTTCGCTATAAGTTATGAGAAAAAGATTTTGACGTATAATGTTGTCGGTCGAAACGCCAGCAACATGACAACGAACTACAAATTAAATGTAGTTCAATATCGTAACACATCCTTCATACAAACTTTAGGTGCTAAGAACGTATTGTGTGTTCATGGTTTTGGAGATACGAGTACAATCTTTGAACCGCTTGCAAAACAGCTCATTCTAAAAGGAAAAGCGAATAACGTTTATATTTTGGATCTTCCAGGACATGGTGGTAGCACAATGACAAAGGGCACGGCTGCATATCCTTCAAATGTAAGCGAGCTATCGGTCCAAAATTACGAAGAAGCAACTCGTGCCTTGTTGGATACCATGCCGTCCACAATGATTTGGCCGGATCTACCGACCACGATCGTAGGGCATAGTATAGGTGGACTAGTGGTACAACTTCTACAGAATAAATTAAAAAGTCAAAATTCTAGTTTGTTCAAAAGTTATAATATTACTAGCACCATATTGATCGCGAGCGATATTCCATATCCTCTTCCTTGGTCTGGAAGCGACGTAACAATGGATGATCCAAATTATAACCAGTCGGCAAAAGCCCTCGTATGGAATTTTAAAGTGGAAAGAATCTTATCCTACTTCCCTCTTGTGACTGGTTTATTTGTACAAAGTCCGGATGATTTTTTTATCAATAGTAAATATTCTGTAAATGGAATACCTGTAACCGGAGCTCCTACACCCGCTCAAGTTGAAGTTATGAATGTATTAGAGCCTTATCATGCAGCCGCAAACATCGTAGGTTTAGATCCTAGCGGGCAAACACAAAACGCAGTTCCGCGTATACCTATTACGAGGGGAATTTGGAGCGGAGAAAATTTAAAAGTTGTTTGGTTGGATAAGGACGTATTTTTCACTAAACAAGAAACTCAAAATCTGGCAAATTATCTAGACCCAGGTATAATAGGAGTGATGGTGACAATTTCCGATCCAGAAGCGGTCCATGGTGCTCCGTTTTCGAAACCCAGTTTATTAGTTCCATTATTCTAA
- a CDS encoding MFS transporter yields MSSHPIRNIHVKSEPMLIFVLASIQFTHILDFVIMMPLGSYFQESFHINPQEFSLLISAYTYSAFCAGIVGALLIDRFNRKSAAIFLYSGFMIGTAFCAIADSYIFLLIARIVSGSFGGILSSVIFAIVGDVIAMDRRGRAMGAIMGAFSVSSVIGIPLGLKVAEFYGWNMSFAGIVFLSLPILVLMYYHLPSIPPFQSTGEDPVKDFLRIFTYKRYMASYMLIMFVILGGFTVIPFIAPYMERNVGIPKENISWIYFFGGLVTFFSSRGVGIASDKIGKHKVFYILVPLSCIPIFIMTNLGQTTLVNVLILTTTFMVIVSGRWIPALALITSTTEPRDRGRFMTVISALQNLASGLGATIGGSILVAASPTAPYQNYDIAGYLAMGFNLIALILISKVKAVS; encoded by the coding sequence ATGTCTTCTCATCCTATTCGTAACATTCACGTAAAATCAGAGCCGATGTTAATTTTCGTATTAGCATCGATTCAATTTACTCACATTCTGGATTTTGTAATTATGATGCCTCTGGGGAGTTACTTTCAAGAATCGTTTCATATCAATCCTCAAGAATTCTCATTATTGATTTCCGCATATACATACAGTGCATTTTGTGCAGGAATTGTAGGGGCTCTGTTGATTGATCGATTCAATCGAAAGTCTGCAGCGATTTTTTTATATTCTGGTTTTATGATTGGAACTGCTTTTTGTGCAATAGCCGATTCTTATATTTTTCTTTTGATTGCTAGGATCGTTTCAGGTTCGTTTGGGGGAATTTTAAGCTCTGTCATTTTTGCGATCGTAGGAGATGTAATCGCTATGGATCGAAGGGGAAGAGCAATGGGCGCAATTATGGGTGCTTTTTCCGTTTCTTCGGTGATCGGAATTCCTTTGGGTTTAAAGGTAGCTGAGTTTTATGGCTGGAACATGTCTTTTGCAGGAATCGTTTTTTTGAGTCTTCCGATTTTAGTTTTGATGTATTATCATTTGCCTAGTATTCCTCCCTTTCAATCTACAGGAGAAGATCCAGTTAAGGATTTTTTAAGAATTTTCACTTATAAAAGATATATGGCTTCTTATATGTTGATTATGTTCGTAATTCTTGGTGGTTTTACTGTAATTCCTTTTATTGCTCCTTATATGGAAAGAAATGTAGGAATTCCTAAAGAAAATATTTCTTGGATCTATTTTTTTGGAGGGCTTGTTACGTTTTTTTCTTCCAGAGGAGTTGGGATCGCCTCGGATAAAATTGGAAAGCATAAAGTATTCTATATTCTAGTTCCTTTATCTTGTATTCCGATTTTTATCATGACCAATTTAGGTCAAACGACTCTGGTCAATGTATTGATTCTAACTACAACTTTTATGGTGATTGTATCCGGAAGATGGATTCCTGCTTTGGCATTGATCACTTCCACGACCGAGCCAAGAGATCGGGGTCGTTTTATGACCGTAATCTCCGCGTTACAAAACCTGGCTTCCGGTTTAGGGGCTACAATCGGAGGAAGTATTTTAGTGGCGGCGAGTCCTACTGCTCCTTATCAAAATTACGACATAGCCGGTTATTTGGCGATGGGATTTAATCTAATTGCACTGATATTAATTTCCAAAGTAAAAGCGGTTTCTTGA
- a CDS encoding C1 family peptidase: protein MRILKYSILIIILLLNFQTSIFAQPSFRSLGMKQESSELLSSLKETNPYGISHRGLASKVDLSPSMPPVGNQGEQGSCVAWSTAYATKSFQEYIERKSSKDWSLRTAQGTPNYSKIFSPAFIYNQINGGRDNGSLISDAMKVMVEMGAATWETMPYNPADYRTRPSQAAIEAASKYKAKEFLRVKTTDMNEVKAQLSEGKPVVAGVLVYENFFNLKGDQIYKEGLGKTYGGHAIALVGYDDSKNAVKFINSWGTDWGDQGYGYIDYRWFTKICQGAFVMIDQVETVIDQPDSSSTPEVVNDSNPTAPSSITASQGSFIDKVLINWEIVPNAVGYEIHRKGPGDSNFGKVGLSATNSFNDDGVQPNLAYKYKILTLTDSSASDLSQGEVIGFAKTEELKPPPKVLGVKATQGQYDNKIELVWEPGDASSEYQIFKWNKSQKRYSPIGTSKINSYVDTSAAKKGVVEIYVVSAKLGGKTGEPSDAASGFTSQPKTPPAKPLGLVASRGAYQNKVELKWQKVSGASKYLIFRYIKSGWIGGGAWEKISETGNEEFIDENLPARYAYYSVTAVNTEGKNGPFSSFAYGYTDPNKQRGVKLSSPENVKGVLDVKEAKISITWNPVKEASEYYVFRKKRGESKWTFLGSAGNKNNYVADVPEKETLFLYSVTSKTDLGGESGNSLPVSAVISTAVVAPKKRTFGGDSTLEKFKGPWTAMAWDGNNGVSQVLLEIESQDNVNYTVKFNKKKVFEGKYVEESPIIDKDGKFKIEIEKTGDALSVTMKDPSIVNQKSNLSFLKE from the coding sequence ATGAGAATTTTAAAATATTCTATTTTAATTATTATTTTACTACTAAACTTCCAAACTTCTATCTTTGCACAACCCTCTTTTCGTTCTTTAGGAATGAAACAGGAATCCTCCGAACTTCTATCTTCTTTAAAAGAAACAAATCCTTATGGGATCTCTCATAGAGGACTTGCTTCCAAAGTGGATCTTTCTCCTTCTATGCCTCCCGTAGGAAACCAGGGCGAACAAGGCAGTTGTGTTGCTTGGTCCACTGCCTACGCGACTAAAAGTTTTCAAGAATATATAGAAAGAAAAAGTTCTAAAGATTGGTCTCTCAGAACTGCCCAAGGAACTCCGAACTATAGTAAAATTTTTTCTCCCGCATTTATATACAATCAGATCAACGGCGGAAGAGACAATGGATCGTTGATTTCGGACGCAATGAAAGTGATGGTGGAAATGGGAGCGGCTACCTGGGAAACCATGCCTTACAATCCCGCGGATTATAGAACCCGTCCTTCTCAAGCTGCAATCGAAGCTGCTTCTAAATACAAAGCGAAAGAATTCTTAAGAGTAAAAACCACCGATATGAACGAAGTCAAAGCTCAACTTTCGGAAGGCAAACCAGTCGTCGCAGGGGTTTTGGTTTATGAGAATTTCTTTAATCTCAAAGGGGATCAAATCTACAAAGAAGGTTTAGGCAAAACCTACGGAGGACACGCGATCGCCTTAGTAGGTTATGACGATTCTAAAAACGCCGTCAAATTTATCAATTCTTGGGGAACGGATTGGGGAGACCAAGGCTACGGATATATAGACTATCGTTGGTTTACTAAAATCTGCCAAGGCGCTTTTGTAATGATCGATCAAGTAGAAACCGTCATAGATCAGCCGGATTCTAGCAGTACTCCAGAAGTTGTAAACGATTCTAATCCTACAGCGCCCTCTTCTATTACTGCTTCTCAAGGAAGTTTTATAGATAAGGTTTTGATCAACTGGGAAATCGTTCCGAATGCAGTCGGTTACGAAATTCATAGAAAAGGCCCAGGAGATTCCAACTTTGGAAAAGTAGGATTGTCTGCTACCAATAGTTTTAACGACGATGGGGTTCAACCTAACCTTGCTTATAAATATAAGATTCTAACTTTAACGGATTCTTCCGCTTCTGATTTGTCCCAAGGAGAAGTGATCGGATTTGCAAAAACGGAAGAATTAAAACCTCCTCCTAAAGTTTTAGGAGTCAAAGCAACTCAAGGACAATATGATAATAAAATCGAACTCGTCTGGGAACCTGGAGACGCTTCTTCCGAATATCAAATTTTTAAATGGAATAAATCTCAGAAAAGATACAGTCCGATTGGAACTTCTAAAATCAATAGTTACGTAGATACATCCGCGGCAAAAAAAGGGGTTGTAGAAATTTATGTGGTTTCCGCAAAACTAGGAGGAAAAACAGGAGAACCTTCAGATGCAGCGAGCGGTTTTACTTCTCAGCCTAAAACTCCTCCTGCAAAACCGTTGGGTTTAGTAGCCAGTCGAGGTGCTTATCAAAATAAAGTAGAACTAAAATGGCAAAAGGTTTCTGGAGCTTCTAAATATCTAATATTTCGATATATCAAATCCGGTTGGATTGGAGGTGGTGCTTGGGAAAAAATTTCCGAGACGGGAAATGAAGAGTTTATCGATGAAAATCTTCCCGCACGTTATGCGTATTATTCTGTGACTGCGGTCAATACAGAAGGTAAAAACGGACCTTTTTCTAGTTTTGCTTACGGTTATACGGATCCAAATAAACAAAGAGGTGTTAAACTATCTTCCCCTGAAAACGTCAAAGGTGTTTTAGACGTCAAAGAAGCCAAAATCAGCATAACTTGGAACCCAGTTAAAGAAGCATCAGAATATTATGTTTTTCGTAAGAAGAGAGGAGAATCAAAATGGACTTTTTTAGGTTCGGCAGGGAACAAAAATAATTACGTGGCAGACGTTCCGGAAAAAGAGACCTTATTTCTTTATTCCGTAACTTCTAAAACCGATTTAGGAGGAGAAAGTGGAAACTCACTTCCAGTCTCCGCTGTAATTTCCACTGCAGTTGTAGCTCCTAAAAAAAGAACCTTTGGAGGAGATTCTACTCTAGAAAAATTCAAAGGGCCTTGGACCGCAATGGCCTGGGACGGTAACAATGGAGTCAGCCAAGTACTTTTAGAAATCGAAAGCCAGGATAACGTCAATTATACGGTAAAATTTAATAAGAAAAAGGTTTTTGAAGGTAAGTATGTAGAAGAATCTCCGATCATAGACAAGGACGGAAAATTCAAGATAGAAATCGAAAAAACGGGTGATGCTCTTTCTGTTACGATGAAAGATCCGTCTATCGTAAATCAAAAATCCAACTTGTCTTTTCTTAAAGAATAA
- a CDS encoding EAL domain-containing protein codes for MTTYKSPKIRSFDEGEIEQFKNVFINENRGKPIVLLRFQDIKSLSFLDFLQLVPIKISELYPGAESHYSYYCYGDKKSLLIGVAPLQVNGSSSNGFLNFDSLLGKLREISIKSGSMNFDFGIARTQCNYISYVDEIFHELEVSSLKNLQDNLIRWSWTYLNRVNDYFAGEKADAVIQPIIHYNHKTQSYSMKGGEVFVGGEAYAGYADLIRDIPHDQDLNRIELLILEKLTMCCNGAPGLLKFNISPQTLIDTFDTDEKVTRFHNLLLDQNLNPFLIRMELIEKPYEEKDVTLKSVCKRFWNFGISFAADDFGVKSQSHQIVLDLGEMIKEFKLDPISFKFKADQDLTKFLDNLAFIDYCRRLSDNREAIITAEALEDIDSLNFLLTHQVYYFQANLFCKKISIREYKEIFKDMQDLPETAVNQILTSQELLLQLKEKGNIFELARQLELVP; via the coding sequence ATGACAACTTATAAAAGTCCTAAGATCCGATCCTTTGACGAAGGTGAAATTGAACAATTCAAGAATGTATTTATCAACGAAAATCGAGGGAAGCCGATCGTTCTTCTTCGATTTCAAGATATAAAATCCCTATCTTTTCTCGATTTCCTACAACTTGTTCCGATTAAAATTTCCGAATTATATCCAGGCGCGGAAAGCCATTATTCTTATTATTGTTATGGAGATAAAAAGAGTCTATTGATCGGAGTCGCTCCGCTTCAAGTGAATGGTTCGAGTTCGAATGGTTTTTTAAATTTTGATTCTCTTCTTGGAAAATTAAGAGAAATTTCGATCAAAAGTGGTTCTATGAATTTCGATTTTGGAATTGCAAGAACACAATGTAATTATATTTCTTATGTGGATGAAATCTTTCACGAGTTGGAAGTTTCTTCTCTTAAAAACTTACAGGATAATCTAATCCGTTGGAGTTGGACTTATCTTAATCGAGTTAACGATTACTTTGCCGGAGAAAAAGCAGACGCTGTTATCCAGCCGATCATTCATTATAATCATAAAACGCAGTCATATTCTATGAAAGGCGGAGAAGTGTTCGTAGGTGGAGAAGCTTACGCTGGTTATGCGGACTTAATTCGAGATATTCCTCACGATCAAGATCTAAATCGAATCGAACTGTTAATATTAGAAAAATTGACTATGTGTTGTAACGGAGCGCCCGGTCTTTTAAAGTTTAATATTTCCCCTCAAACTCTCATTGATACTTTTGATACGGACGAAAAAGTAACACGTTTTCATAATCTTTTACTAGACCAAAATTTAAATCCATTTCTAATAAGAATGGAATTGATTGAAAAACCGTACGAAGAAAAAGACGTCACTCTTAAAAGTGTTTGTAAAAGATTTTGGAATTTTGGAATTAGTTTTGCAGCCGACGACTTCGGAGTCAAAAGTCAAAGTCATCAGATTGTTTTGGATTTAGGGGAGATGATCAAAGAGTTCAAACTAGATCCGATCAGTTTTAAATTCAAAGCAGATCAGGACCTTACCAAATTTTTAGATAACTTGGCGTTTATTGATTATTGTAGAAGGCTTTCGGATAATCGGGAAGCGATCATTACGGCGGAGGCCTTGGAAGACATTGATTCCTTGAACTTCTTGCTTACACATCAAGTTTATTATTTCCAAGCCAATCTTTTTTGTAAAAAAATTTCCATTAGAGAATATAAGGAAATCTTTAAGGATATGCAGGATCTTCCAGAGACGGCGGTAAATCAGATTTTGACTTCTCAGGAACTACTTTTGCAATTGAAAGAAAAAGGAAATATATTCGAACTTGCAAGACAATTGGAGCTTGTTCCATAA